The genomic stretch GTCCGTGGAAATTCAGAGAGTCTGTCGAAGTTCAGACTGCTGTGGAATTTGGGGCACCGGGAACAGGTGCCCAGGAAGGGTAGTTGTTCAAATCATACAGTGGAATTCCCCACGTTGTCACAGCCAGTAAGACCACAAGGACACCAATGATGTTCACACCAAGTCCAGCCTTCACCTGAAATCACATCAGGCAGATGTCACGAACAGCAACATCTGAAACTGGCTGTTAAGCCTATCATTCAGTCCTTATTAAATCCATATCTAAATACAGGGCGAATGATTCCCCTTGACGGGGGCTGAGTAACAGCCAGGGAAATCCAGAGGGGGCTCTCTTACATGGGGGACACGCTTTAGTAAACACTCACCATATCCATGACGGTGATGTGACCGTAGGTGAAGACGATGGCGTTGGGGGGGTTAGATACAGGcaggaggaaggcaaaggaGGTGCAGAGTGTCGTCGGTATGAGGATGTACAGCGGATTCACCTGGATGGCTTCAGACTGTCAGGCGTAAGAAGAGGATCACATGACTAACACTGGCATCGTGCAATGCTTGCCCCAAGTCTGAGTCAAACTTCCAAATGCAACTAAAATTATCCGGTTTTTAAATACTCCGGAAATTCACAACAGTCACAACAGGGGAAGCTGATTATAGAGCGCTGTCGCTATGGTGTTAATCAGCGTCTTTGCCATGGCGGCGAAGCCGGCGCACCAGAGCAGTGAGGATAGGCAGGAAGATGGTGATGGTGGCCGGGTTACTGGCCACCTCCGTCACGCTGGTGGTGAGGATGCAGGTGATGGTGATGATCAACCAGCTGGGCAGGCTTCCCAGGGGGGTGAGCAGGCCCCCCACCCACGCAGACAGACCGGAGACCTGTCAGAAGCCAAAGCATACTCTGAGGGGCGTGCTGGGGCAGGGcgtgcagctcacacacagcaGCCGACGTCCCTACAGGATGCACACATTTCCCCATGACGTTTATCTTCCTGGGTGTAGATGCGTCCAAAAAAATCCAGAAAATCCACCAGGAAAGCAAAGATAAACATCTTTGCCTTTATTTGACATCGCATGGAGAGATGAACTACTGCAGGATCTCGTTCTGTTTCTGTGACACTAAGGTAGTTAGTGTCCTGGGCAAAGGTGAGACAGTACCTTGGTGCCTTCAGCAAGAGCAAAACCTCCGCCGACTAGGATGCCAATTTCCCACGGCATGCAGGACTGGAACTCCTTCCATGAAATGAGGGTCTCTGCATGAGAAGAACAAGAAACTGATGATGTACCTTATGGCTGCATTACAGCCCATAAGCACTGGCAGCTGTAGCTCTCAGGTGGAGTAAGAAACTTTCCTATCAATCCTCCACTGCATTTACTGGAATTTGTTCACCAGTGGTGTTCAGGGAGGGACAGAGTCCTCCATCAAAAACTGGAAACCCCCCAGTTCTACACTATACTTAGAGTAGAAGGACCCTTCACAGTGCAATGCACAGTTACCATTTGGGAGGTGCTGTTGTaccttgattaaaaaaaaaaaagcacttaatttttttttaattacctgCACCATGTAAGTGGTTAAAGGCTGAAAGCTTTGTAAGTCATTCCAGGTAAGCACATCAGCTGAATAACGTAATGGTCAAGAGATATCgggttttttttggagggggaggTCATACCGAATTTGGGGTGGGTGGGCTTGTGTGCGGGGATGACGTAGAGCATCAGGCCCAGCAGGATGGCCACTGTGGCATCTGTAGCGTAGCCCTCGAAGCTGCAGAGGGGAGAGGGACAGGGGAACATCGGAGATATTAATGCTCTTCAAGGGCTTCTCACGAGACCAAAGTGCAGAGTGTCTACAGGTTTGAGGATTTCCGGATGGGTGGCTGTTTGTGTGCCGTGATGTTGTCACACCATCTCCGACATTAGTGTCGACCATAAGGAGATGCCAGTGAGCCTCCTTGCCAGAATATTAAATGGACTATTTGGGTTTCTGAGAGTGTGCGCCTGTGTGTCACTACCGCTGACattctcacacctttgggactcTCACCCTAAGGAGTCGCGGCTCTCCTCCTCGCGTTACGGTCTGAGCATTTCGTTTGATTTTGTATTCTCTGTCCAAAAATTACCCTTGgcttcatttctcagtttacagTTCTCTGGATTTGCCAACACCTGATCTACTGTTGTTGACCATGATCTTGGATTAATGATTTAGCTTTTGGAATTAAAATCCACGACTGGATCTTACTTCCAAGTTCGTCTCCATGACAGATGTAAGTACAAAAATGGGACAGCTTTGTGATTAACCCCAACATCTCATAAACTAGAAAAGCGATCACTGTGTGCGGTTTGGGTGTCGCGTGTGTGTGGTCTGCTTGCAGTCTGGGTGTGgtctgttaataataataacaataataaatactttattgatccccatggggaaatttgtCTTTACTCCTCCCTcaccttgctctttgtagagtaagttgcCTGTTGAgagctgccacctgtagcggcgccccgggagctgggggttaagggccttgctcacggacatgcagacgtgctgaggctgggtttgaaccggcacccttctgattacaggcacacaggcttagcccactgaacctGAGCCATCTGAGAGTAGTCTAAATGTGGTATGCGTGCAGTCTATGTAAGGTCTGTGTGTGGTCTGAGTGGACCGTGTGTGGTCTGTGTGTGGTCTGTGTGTGGTCTGTGAGTGGTCTGTGAGTGGTCTGTGAGTGGTCTGTGTGTGGTCTGTGTGTGGTCTGTGTGTGGTCTGTGTGTGGTCTGACAGCTGGCAAGACTCTTACTTTGAGAAGAGTGAAGCCCAGCCTGGCATGAAGCCTGGATTCCTGGTGAACCACAGCAGGACCATCAGCATGAAGATGACCAGCGTTATCATCTCCTGGGGCCTGCAAGCAAGCCGGGTTAAAGCAGATCGTCGCCATGTGACCAAACCTTTCTTTAATCAAAGAAACAGCCCCCTCCACAGAATTCTCTCTGTCTTGTCCTTGCTAAAGGCACTTAACTGGAATTGCTCAGTAAAGACCCAGCTGCTTAAGCAGGTGGACGGTCATATCACACATATATTACACAGCCGCTGGAAAGGATTAGTGCCAAGTGAGATATAAATAGCTGTCATAACTGGCTAGCGGCATCACTGACCTCATGGGTCCCAAGGCGCGGTACTCTTCCTCGATGACTTTGGCTGTCGCTTTCTCCCTCTCCGACTTCTCCTTTCTGCAGTTGAACAGGGACCTGAAGCTGCGGTGTTTAAtcacaggcgggggggggggggggggggtcggcttTAATAAGGAGGGTGTGTGGTCTGCACCTGGCTCATTACAGGGCACAGGAAGCCCAGTTCCCGCTGGTTACATGAGAAGAGGGTGATACTCACTCAGACCCCAGGAACATCCAgtggagccagacccaggacaacagcagcacgaTGATGCTGATGGGGAAGCACATGACGAACCAGTTCCCAAAGTTCACGCagttgcattctgggtaatacCTGTCAGGGGTCACAGGTGTGGGTCACGTACTCAAATCTCCAACCGATGCCGAGTCGCCTTCTTTCACTGCTCCAAGCAGCAAACCGCAATCAGAACGTTAGGGTGGGCTAACTCACTGGTTAATCTGCTCAGCAAAGATGAGATTAGTGGAGGTCCCGGTGAGGGTTGTGATCCCTCCAATCGTGGATGCGTAGGCGATACTCAGAGACAGACCCTTGCACATCAAGTGATCTTTTCTGCTCCGGTAGCGGCCCTGTGGCTCGGGGATGGACACCTAAGTGGGAGGAGCAATTGCACATGATCGCCATCATTAGAAAATTTGAAGCCACCACCTGCCAGCACCTCCTTAATCACAAATATCCACACACCCCAGGCTATAATCATGCCAACAATTCAAGCATGTGAGCCTGCTTGCTGCTTTCATTCTCTCTCCCCGGAAGAACACCAAAGGGAATTAAACGGATTGGAATTAATGAATTATTGAGTAAGCATGAAAAGTAGGAGTTAGTATGCGATGTGGCCCAGCAGGTGAGGCGGTCATGCCGGCCTGAAATTCCTGGAAAATGTACCTCAGTGTGTGGAGGGGGCTCCTCTGGAACAGCACACAGGACAGCTTTGGACGTCTCACAGTTACTGAACGACACAGCAGGGGGAGAAAAACACGAGTGGCTTTCAGACTTTTTTTGGAATTAGCGTAACGTTATAATTCGTCGACAAAATCCTGAGAGGTAATACCTCATGATTTCTTTGGTTTGCATCGACTGGTCTTtgacctctgtgtgtgaaaaaCAGGTAGCTGTTAAATAAATTCGCTTCCCTTTGAAAATCCAAACAAAATGAACATGCCAATGTCTATAACATTTGTAATGTAACAAACGTTTCGCTTGTTGCCTGGGCGGTTTCTCTGTGGAACAGAGCAGCTGAAGCTAATGACCCTGAAGCACCTTGATGTACCCCAAGGGCCTGGCCTCACCCTCCAGCTGGAGCCCTGGGTTGCAGTTGCCCACCAGCTCGTGACGACGTTGCACGGAGACGCGACTCTCGGCTTTGAGAATCTGCTGGATGACGGCCTCTACGATGGGCATAACCATGGCAGCCGTGGACGTGTTGCTCAGCCACATGGACAGGAAGGCTGAGCTGAGCATGAAGCCCAGCATTAACCTGCAAGACAAACTCTGCTCAAGGCAAGCAAGGGGCAGGCTGCTTATCACCAAATTGCTGGGAATGACAGCCTGCTGCCCAGACTATAGGCATTTTATCCATCATCATCACAGATTAAACCATTAATCAGAGTCTGGGAACAAGAGACCATCCTGTCCAATTCTTATCATGTCAGACAAAGTCCTTCCCTTGTTATCTAGTAACAAATTTAATGGGAACGCCAGCCAGATGGAGTATGTCGTTTCTCATTCCTCTCAGGAGCCATGAGGGTTTTGTGGAAGACACCTGTTATTAATGAAACACCGTGGTGCTTCTAGGGGGTCGGAAACAGGTGGACGTGCACAGCTGCTCCTCACCATCCGGGGTTGACCCCGACCAGGATGACCAGCTTCAGGGCGATCCTCTTGTGGAGGTTCCACTTCTCGATGGACGTGGCCAAACACACAACCCCGGTCAAGAGAAGGTGGAAGTCTTTGAAGTAGACTGAAGCCACCTGGACCAAGGAGAACCAAAGGTGTGAATGGACAGCAGTCTGAAGAAAACCACGATGCAAATTCTGCGGTCATGGTTTGTCAGCTGTTACTCAGTGGCTGATTGGCTTCCACTGGACCTGGAGGCTTTACCTCAGATGACTTCATGATGCCAAAGAGTGGGAAGAGGAGAGCAGGAAGCAGGGCGGTGACGGAGATCGGCATGGCCTCCGTCAGCCAGTACACAGCCATGACCAGCAGCGTGAATGCGCATTCTGCCACCTACAGGAAGAGTGTTGAAATTGCAGGTGTGCTTCCAATTTGATACAATGAGGCAATtaagctctccaaaatgttccTTAAACATAAATGCACAATTTCTAGGTTTTTTGGACAGTCGGCCAGAACATATGACTTTCTGATCTTCTGTGACCTTCTGGCCAAGGCAAAAACAGacataaatatgtatttttttgtttcatttttttttaactctgtACTAATCTATTTTTGAGAAATTTTATAGTTGTATTATAATCACAAGGTGCATTCAGTAGTAATTCAGTTCCCCTCCTACAAACATGTGATTTAAGTATGTTAGCATTGGAAACAAATGTTCCCAATTAATTTGGAATTATCCCCAACTTTGGAACAAATCCAACAGGCTTAGCTGCCTTTCATTTTAAAGGACTTATGATCATAAAACTCATTTCGGACCACAGAAAGACTTTTTCCACCCATTTTCTCCGGGCCAGCAGATACCACAGATCCGCACATCACACACAGCACCATCGCGTGCCTTAATTGCCTGTCACACCCCTGCATCTTTCTTCACTGTTGCCCTGTTAgatttgtacaaaaaaaaaaataaggaggGTCCTTCCTCCATCGTTACAGCAACACTGACTGTAAAACACTGACTCCACACCTCCTCTAATCAGCAATTAAACACATAAAGACACTTGGCAAAGAGAggaatacagtaaaacctttgGCATTTAGCTGCAAACTTAACGGCaaagcagaccccccccccccccggctgcacGGCAGGCTGGAGAGACCCTCCTCACCTTGTCGTTGATGAGCAGCGGCAGGGGTAGCAGGACCAGAGGAGTCAGGGTGATGATGACGAGGCTGCGGTAGGACCAGACGGCACTCAGGAACCCCATTGTCTCCACGGCAGACGGATACTTTGCCTTGTCCCTGGGACACATTATATACCCCAGATCCGATTAATTTTTCTCCAGACCCTCACCTTTACCCATGAGCACAAAGCCATTATCCAGCCCAGGTTAACTAGAAATGTTTATGATCTTAGAATGTCTTACTGAGCATGCTCAGATGGAGCGAGCCCTTTAGATTAGCACAACACAATCTTACAGCCCTCCTCTAAAACATTGTGTAACTTTGTAGATCCCTTTTCAGTCAACcttttcattaatatttcagaTATTTCGGTTAAATTTTCAAGCTCGAGGTTACAGCGGGTGCACTATCCTTTCAGGACACCTGCTTCATTTCTTAAAATCTGATCGCACTTTCTCGCCTAACCCTTCAAAAATAAGTGGCCCGAGCGTATGCATGAATCTCCCGTCTCCAGACACGATGTCCCTTTTAACGCCTCACTTTTAATCCCGCTTGTTCTAACTGGCTCTCGATAAATTGCTCCTATGACATAATAATCCCCGATTTCATTGCAATGCGTTGTGGAAGTCTGCGTTTTGGTTGCTGGACGTGGCTAAGCAGCGTTCTGACTTTGTGAGAGGGCATAGCTCGTTTAGATTGGATAATTACAGTCCTGGGAAGATGCTGCCCGGACAGAATTGATGAGATGGTGTAATTTTGagagtatttttttaaaaatgaacctGACCCCATCTTCACTTTGCCTGTCAAGAGTGGAGAATTAAGGAGAAACAACAACTGCGTGAGTCAGATGTTTTTTCAGGAGGATTTCCTTTAGGCCGCTGTGTTCAGGAGAACCGCTCGGCGATAGCGTGTAGCTTGGACTCGCGGTGCTGGAGGGTGTGTCAGGCAAAGCTAAAGACTTAGCATTAGCCGGGTCCATCGGGAGAAGAAAAGATGAGAAGCCTAGAGTGGTGGAAAGGGGGAGTCTTTAAGGTTCAAAGTCTGTGGTTGGGATTGTGTTAAATGGAGTACATTTTACTGTCAGCTAACAGAGTTCAGGGGAGGGCAAACACATTATTAACAACCTCAGAAAACAAGCCAGTTTAATAAAAGCAGAACAGCAGCTTAACAATTTAAAAATTGTCCACAAAAAGTAGGACAGAAAAAAACTAAGAAATACGTCGGGCAATTCTTATTATCAAGAGTCAGTTACTGTTGGCAATAAGCCTGTTAAAACAGTACATCATAAAACTTTATGGCTTTTTGGAAAACTTGTTTTAACACATTGGGGGAAAAGCAATCAGGGTTCCCTTATTATTGAACTGACATTATgttgtgttatttatttttattttttagcatTTAGCATCCAATTAAATCTTGATAGAATTTGAGATAAGACCAAATAATCTTTGCCGGCGTCCTGTAATCACTCATTGTTGTCTTACTCATTGACAATGTGAAGATTTCTTGTTGCCTTTTCTCAGAAATAACAGCAAGTGTCTTCTTAGAAACAAGGAGAGTGTGTGAATGAAGTGGTTAATTAGTACATACATAGAATATAGTTACACTTTCACATGCTTTACTCAAGGGACAGGACCAAGAAGCCTGCTTCCAATTTATACACGAGTATAGCATGGTCAGCCAATCAGTCGTCAGTCAGTCCTCCAGCAAGATAACTCCCCCCGTTGCCTCATCCTGAACATCCTCTAAAAAATTAATTTCCTCAGAAGCTGCGTCATGTGACTCCCAGCCCTCCCGCATTCCAGGTTAAGATGGCGTCCTTCTAGAAAAGTCTCAAATTCCAAACCTGGTTAAATTATGTACTACCTAAACCTAAATACTTAAAATTAAGTTGCGCTTTAGCTATGCGTCATTTCATCTGTgatattattttgtatttctcTTTAATCTACATTTactatatattaaatattaaacaagCACACAAGTTCTGCAGGTTCAGTTGCGCGCCAAGCGCGACGGTAGAACTACCAGCAATTGTGAACCCTAACCATTTATCAGTGAATACGTTACTCAAATGAGCTGGTTAATTTTGATAGGCAATCTTGCATGgttaaaaattttaaatccaGTCTTTGATGCAATGGCTTGTGAATGGATGTTGTAAATGGTCACGTGCTGTTTTATCAGTAGTGAAAATGTTAATTACATTTACTTGTCTGCaaatactgtaaaataaaaataaaaattaacattTAATCTGACAGCTTCATTTGTCTTATCATGACCTGTCAATTAGCAATAATCaaatttttatcatcattttcagTATCTTATTTTTCTTTCCAGTTTTTACCACTCTGACAGTCCCTTCTGACAATGTGTGATCCAGACATTTACCTGCTGTAATCATATTATGCAATAAAAACTTTGCATTTCTGTGCTACTAGGTAATAAGTATATCATTCCATTCCAATGATTACAGTGGTTGAGATTTTAGTGCCAAGTGTTTGTTctgagaatgattttttttcaaagAGGCATGGAGCTTTTGTTCACGACTTCTACGAACCACCGGGGAGTACAGGTGAAGGACAGGCGCAAGTTTGCAGTTTCACATGAATGTGGCTTACTGTGGCTGGACGATGTTATCTGTCCCCGAGGCAGACAGCCCCATACTGTACCTCGCGATTCTGGAAGACCACAATATGGGGGAGAGCTTCTCCTCCATAACCACATCCATCTCGCCGCCATTTCTGCAGGGACCAGCAAGCGAGGACCTGTCCTGACACGCGGCTGAGTTACAGCCATCCCTGCATCAACGACAGTGACACGCCATGCAAACCCATCATTTTACTCTTTAGAAGCATCATAACTCACTCAGATACGTTTTAACATTCCCCTCTTCACTTGTTTCATCCAGCTTTTCTTAAATTCTTCCTTTTCTACTGCGtaagctgtgaataatatggTATGGTGTTTAATGGGCTTCCTTCTGTAACACAAGGACCATCCATATATCTACCTTT from Brienomyrus brachyistius isolate T26 chromosome 3, BBRACH_0.4, whole genome shotgun sequence encodes the following:
- the slc13a1 gene encoding solute carrier family 13 member 1 codes for the protein MGFLSAVWSYRSLVIITLTPLVLLPLPLLINDKVAECAFTLLVMAVYWLTEAMPISVTALLPALLFPLFGIMKSSEVASVYFKDFHLLLTGVVCLATSIEKWNLHKRIALKLVILVGVNPGWLMLGFMLSSAFLSMWLSNTSTAAMVMPIVEAVIQQILKAESRVSVQRRHELVGNCNPGLQLEEVKDQSMQTKEIMSNCETSKAVLCAVPEEPPPHTEVSIPEPQGRYRSRKDHLMCKGLSLSIAYASTIGGITTLTGTSTNLIFAEQINQYYPECNCVNFGNWFVMCFPISIIVLLLSWVWLHWMFLGSDFRSLFNCRKEKSEREKATAKVIEEEYRALGPMRPQEMITLVIFMLMVLLWFTRNPGFMPGWASLFSNFEGYATDATVAILLGLMLYVIPAHKPTHPKFETLISWKEFQSCMPWEIGILVGGGFALAEGTKVSGLSAWVGGLLTPLGSLPSWLIITITCILTTSVTEVASNPATITIFLPILTALSEAIQVNPLYILIPTTLCTSFAFLLPVSNPPNAIVFTYGHITVMDMVKAGLGVNIIGVLVVLLAVTTWGIPLYDLNNYPSWAPVPGAPNSTAV